One part of the Anopheles merus strain MAF chromosome 3L, AmerM5.1, whole genome shotgun sequence genome encodes these proteins:
- the LOC121598492 gene encoding inner centromere protein B, producing MPTSLTERTRFLCTMGNPDEEKLPSAPSPSSGDLPDGLVLVSSGSEAQDAEDEDHEEGEIQDEDEDEQKQQQQQQQELEDISSEEESTIRERMAALEAMDKKLGMMKKKIANRSIYEGYLDEEDVMNGKENYCYYYPQHQQSSYRTQKTYKSSAPAGREDSRHGTSKREKRTSGTKRHAEKPPKEKPVKRSSHRHRKRRKYASRSPSPAQRRPVSTDSEPETTAVDREYLKIACGIGNSKSGRLPGGRNPLKKKLLLQAAQKRKSAVAGKRTPVAIVSLDSSSSEHDMELEDDEGDGEEEEEEEEEEELKLRLLALSTKPVVREAGLSDIISELQIPSPPPPPAIQLQTDPTADDQSAEELRLIALKTAVLKKHATRCKRRELDNEQPYSPSDDIVLSPVREMPPPYDPSGVYSDGRDSVELLDDDTDDVQIVEPQYEHIDLVDSDDNGNDMEISPLASPLGGTDRAVQDMEEDSQQPIDMELASSSENSRSGRPSPIGDGRRSGMDQKLLLLHTTAADSCDSALFHRRGDLVPESPPVTPDSMEEAEAEALRHLLLTKMRQKQSKRQEQEVVVRDEMALPTVRDDALETVPKEASSPEVPPQREREAEEEEEEEEMVHSAPKAQHDPARPNLITLVDQKQPVRKRRKKSLASAPDVPAAPVTPVSPSPTLPELPPKPAKAAPALVQTQKLVNNPNKLINLNRSAAPSPPMRTESPKELTTVDTFVSRPVPKLVIQLGHSDSDSDVDFGDVTPESGGAVNGTAMPPTARFEEQLDKFLKSVRSKSTAAGTNEAAEGGEEELPHSERAGANSGKSLHSIRQQQASKLAAKKQPTSSSTMATPTAVKHLSKSAQLEYMKLVARMAQLERDKLARQQTQASARRTSDNGSSSTSNAVPRDNSFPKVVVAASAEPVSSKCAAEQRTEPKSGKSPGRRKQSHSGSTPTKIADTQEPVLDPIERKLQQIRASLPNLTEASRNRLLLTAETQLENHSDSFLSDLEQHNATIIEAQQARRELYHLESRIDLLREKLALLEKVHERQRVRTRDTLANLHTTRKKILSGRKRSGELERMCIQIGRAVKGESYQMPVGANGREVQQQMRILIAEMQQLKSIRKPTLEEFKEEMIANHKRRLANAHEMNAYDNEQSEERRQVVPEEEREEEREEEEEEDEEETEQQEEEVQSLPVDGAVVVDAEQKCAPEMSEQTEELCEADPQTVPNEEIEQEDAEGVQEPAEQLEQLDMQSIEAAKEAESDSKPLEQLSVQTDAPEAADKDDQVTVLENSATVQAEPQSEVQMRQEEETVPPAPVPDQCQMDDTANETDELVVGEAYRIEKYTSPLMSLKQSAQNIPTDGILCPYELGGQCVDRDCKYEHFNQRAA from the exons ATGCCTACATCGTTGACCGAGCGCACGCGATTCCTATGCACGATGGGCAATCCGGACGAGGAAAAGCTGCCATCGGCCCCGTCGCCCAGCAGCGGTGACCTTCCGGACGGGCTGGTGCTGGTGAGCAGCGGTAGCGAGGCACAGGACGCCGAGGACGAGGACCACGAGGAGGGCGAGATACAGGACGAAGATGAGGacgagcagaagcagcagcagcagcagcaacaggagcTGGAAGACATCAGCTCGGAGGAGGAATCGACCATCCGCGAGCGAATGGCGGCACTGGAAGCGATGGACAAGAAGCTTGGcatgatgaagaagaaaatcgCCAACCGCAGCATATACGAAG GCTACCTGGACGAGGAGGACGTAATGAATGGGAAGGAAAACTATTGCTATTACTACCCGCAACATCAGCAGTCTTCGTACCGCACCCAAAAGACGTACAAATCGAGCGCACCCGCCGGGCGGGAGGACAGCCGGCACGGTACGAGCAAGCGGGAGAAGCGTACCTCCGGCACGAAGCGGCACGCGGAAAAGCCACCCAAAGAGAAGCCCGTGAAACGGTCCTCCCATCGGCACCGCAAGCGCCGCAAGTATGCGTCCCGCTCGCCCTCGCCCGCCCAGCGCCGCCCGGTGTCGACGGACTCGGAACCGGAGACGACGGCGGTCGATCGCGAGTACCTGAAGATTGCGTGCGGCATCGGCAACAGCAAGAGCGGGCGGCTGCCGGGCGGCAGGAATCCGCTGAAAAAGAAGCTGCTGCTTCAGGCGGCTCAAAAGCGAAAAAGTGCGGTGGCAGGTAAGCGAACGCCGGTCGCGATTGTATCGCTGGACAGTTCCTCGAGCGAGCACGACATGGAGCTGGAGGATGACGAGGGCGAcggggaggaagaggaggaggaggaggaggaggaagagttGAAGCTGCGTCTGCTGGCGCTGAGCACGAAACCGGTCGTACGGGAGGCAGGGCTGAGTGACATCATTTCCGAGCTGCAGATACcgtcgccaccgccgccgcccgctATACAGCTACAGACCGACCCGACGGCGGACGACCAGTCCGCGGAGGAGCTGCGCCTGATTGCGCTCAAGACGGCGGTACTGAAGAAGCACGCGACGCGATGCAAACGCCGCGAGCTGGACAACGAACAGCCGTACTCGCCGAGCGATGACATTGTGCTGTCGCCCGTCCGGGAGATGCCACCCCCGTACGACCCCAGCGGGGTGTACAGCGATGGGCGGGATTCGGTCGAGCTGCTCGATGACGACACGGACGACGTGCAGATCGTGGAGCCCCAGTACGAGCACATCGATCTGGTCGATTCGGACGACAATGGGAACGACATGGAGATTAGCCCGCTGGCCAGCCCGCTGGGCGGCACCGACCGGGCAGTACAGGATATGGAGGAAGATTCGCAGCAACCGATCGACATGGAGCTGGCGAGCAGTAGCGAAAACAGCAGGAGCGGTAGACCGTCCCCGATTGGGGACGGTCGTCGCAGCGGGATGGAtcagaagctgctgctgctgcacacgaCGGCGGCCGATTCGTGCGATTCGGCACTGTTCCACCGGAGGGGCGATTTGGTGCCGGAAAGCCCACCCGTTACGCCCGATTCGATGGAGGAAGCGGAAGCGGAAGCGTTGCGACACTTGCTACTCACAAAGATGCGGCAAAAGCAGAGCAAACGGCAGGAGCAGGAAGTCGTAGTACGGGACGAAATGGCGCTGCCAACCGTCCGGGACGATGCGCTGGAAACAGTTCCTAAGGAAGCTTCATCCCCCGAAGTTCCTCCCCAACGAGAACGAGAAgcagaggaagaggaggaagaagaagagatgGTTCATTCCGCACCTAAGGCCCAGCACGACCCAGCACGCCCCAACTTGATCACTCTCGTCGATCAAAAACAACCCGTACGAAAGCGTAGGAAAAAATCACTTGCCAGTGCCCCCGATGTGCCGGCTGCTCCGGTGACTCCAGTAAGCCCATCACCCACACTGCCCGAACTCCCACCCAAACCGGCAAAAGCAGCACCCGCGCTGGTGCAAACGCAAAAGCTGGTCAACAATCCGAACAAACTGATCAACCTGAACCGTTCGGCTGCACCTTCGCCTCCGATGCGAACTGAATCGCCTAAAGAGCTGACGACGGTCGACACGTTCGTGTCGCGACCCGTCCCGAAGCTCGTCATCCAGCTGGGccattccgattccgactcaGACGTTGATTTCGGCGATGTGACTCCAGAGAGCGGTGGTGCTGTGAATGGAACCGCAATGCCACCAACGGCACGGTTCGAGGAACAGTTGGATAAATTTTTGAAAAGTGTACGCAGCAAAAGCACAGCTGCAGGGACCAACGAAGCCGCCGAAGGGGGCGAGGAGGAATTGCCACATTCTGAGCGAGCGGGTGCGAACAGTGGGAAGAGTTTACATTCCAtccggcagcagcaggcgtCGAAGCTCGCAGCAAAGAAGCAACCAACGAGCAGCAGTACCATGGCAACGCCGACG GCTGTGAAACATCTTTCGAAATCGGCTCAGCTGGAGTACATGAAGCTGGTCGCCCGTATGGCACAGCTGGAACGAGACAAGCTTGCACGGCAACAAACGCAAGCCTCAGCACGCCGTACCTCGGACaatggcagcagtagcaccagcAATGCCGTCCCGCGAGACAACTCATTTCCTaaggtagtagtagcagctaGTGCGGAACCGGTTAGTAGTAAGTGTGCTGCAGAGCAGCGGACGGAACCAAAGTCAGGGAAAAGTCCGGGCCGGCGAAAACAATCGCACAGCGGCAGCACGCCCACAAAGATTGCGGACACTCAGGAACCGGTGCTGGATCCGATCGAAAGGAAACTGCAGCAAATACGGGCCAGCCTGCCGAACCTTACGGAAGCGTCCCGGAATCGATTGCTTCTCACCGCCGAGACGCAACTCGAGAATCACAG CGACAGCTTTCTGAGTGATCTAGAGCAGCACAACGCCACGATCATCGAGGCCCAGCAGGCACGCCGGGAGCTGTACCATCTCGAGAGCCGGATCGATCTGCTGCGGGAAAAGCTGGCGCTGCTCGAGAAGGTGCACGAGCGGCAACGGGTCCGGACGCGCGACACGCTCGCCAACCTGCACACGACGCGCAAGAAGATCCTGTCCGGGCGGAAGCGGTCCGGCGAGCTGGAGCGCATGTGCATCCAGATCGGGCGTGCCGTCAAGGGGGAATCGTATCA GATGCCAGTGGGCGCGAATGGTCGCgaggtgcagcagcagatgcGCATCTTGATCGCGGAAATGCAGCAGCTGAAAAGCATCCGCAAGCCGACGCTGGAGGAGTTTAAGGAAGAAATGATCGCCAACCACAAGCGGCGGTTGGCGAACGCGCACGAAATGAACGCGTATGACAATGAGCAGAGCGAAGAACGGCGGCAGGTGGTGCCCGAGGAGGAGCGGGAGGAGGagcgggaggaggaggaggaggaggatgaggaggagaCGGAGCAGCAGGAAGAGGAGGTACAATCACTACCGGTGGATGGCGCTGTTGTGGTGGATGCAGAGCAGAAATGTGCTCCCGAAATGAGTGAGCAAACGGAGGAGCTGTGTGAAGCGGATCCGCAAACCGTTCCTAACGAGGAGATCGAACAGGAAGATGCAGAAGGTGTTCAAGAACCTGCGGAACAGCTCGAGCAGCTTGATATGCAATCGATAGAGGCTGCCAAGGAGGCTGAGAGCGACAGCAAACCTTTAGAGCAATTGTCTGTACAAACCGATGCACCGGAAGCGGCTGACAAGGACGACCAGGTGACGGTGCTGGAGAACAGTGCCACCGTACAAGCAGAGCCTCAGAGTGAGGTACAGATGCGGCAGGAAGAAGAGACAGTGCCGCCGGCTCCAGTGCCGGACCAGTGCCAGATGGACGATACAGCGAACGAAACCGATGAGCTCGTTGTTGGTGAAGCGTACCGAATTGAAAAGTATACGTCACCGCTAATGTCCTTAAAGCAAAG TGCACAGAACATTCCCACCGACGGTATCCTTTGCCCGTACGAGCTCGGCGGTCAGTGCGTTGATCGGGACTGCAAGTACGAGCACTTTAATCAGCGGGCGGCCTAG